TCGGATTCCTTTTCCTGGGAACCTGAACAAGAAATTACAAAAAACAAAAGTAATGTGAATGGAAGATAGGTGGTAGTTTTTGTGAATGGTTTCATTTGTTGATTTATGGCATAAAAAAACCCCTGCTTCCAGGGGTTTCTGATCTGAGAAAGACTAAGATTACTCAGCGTCTTTTTTTGCTTTTTTCTCTTTTTTGGCCTTCTTAGCTTTTTTAGCCTTTTTCTCGCCATGTTTATTATTCTTTTTCTCTTTCTTCTCACCGTCTTTATTGTTGATTTTTTCTTTTTTCGGTTTAACGGTTTCGGAAGCTTCCTCTGCTTGCATTGTTGGTTCTTCGTCTGCTTCTGTTTGAGCAAAAACACCAAAAGTGCTGAAAGAGAAAATAGAGAGAATCACAAGAATTTTTTTCATTTTTTACCTCGTATGGAATGTGCACCTATTAGATACTATTTCGATGAATAGACAATCGTAAATTTTAGAATTTTTGTGAATTATTTACCAACACAAAATTTGCTAAAAATCCTACCAAGGATTTCTTCATTTTCAACATGACCGTTGACTTCGCCAATTTCTTTGAGAGAGGAATTGATTTCTTGGATATAAATTTCAGCAGGTGCCTCATCTTCCATCAGTCGAATCGCTTCTGATAAACTAGATTCAATTTTTTGAATATGATATCTTTGTCTATCTTCTAACAATACAATATCTTCGGAATTATCTTTGGATGTAAGTTTTGATTTTAGAATTTCTAATAGTTGAGGAATTCCTTCTTTTGTTTTACAAGAAATTTCAGTGATTTCTAAATCAAAATCTTTTTGTAAATCTTCTAAATCCTTACGGTTCCAGTTTTTATGTTTTTGATCAACTTTGTTTGCCACAAGGATAGAACTGTGAAGCCTATCTTTATGTTTCGTTAGAAAAGAACTTTTATCGAATGGAATTGAGGTATCAATGAGCAGTAGTTTTACATTGGCACTGTCTGCTTCTCGTTTACTCCTTTCAATTCCCATTTGTTCAATATTATCAGAAGTTTCTCTGATACCTGCTGTATCAACAAGACGGATCGGAATTCCATCCAAACTTAATTCTTCTGCTATATAATCCCTAGTTGTACCAGGAATATCAGAGATAATGGAGCGATCCTTTCCAATGAGTAAGTTCATTAAACTCGACTTTCCTGTGTTAGGTTCTCCAAACAAAACAACAGTAGATTGTAAGATGAGAGTTTCCGCCCTTTCCGAATCTTGAATTAATTTAGAACAAAGATCACGTAAAGAAGACATTCGATTTTTTCTTTGTTCCAAACTTTCAAAGGTTAAATCTTCTGTTGAAAAATCAATTTCTGCTTCGCATTCTGCTTTTAATGAAATGAGATCACTTCTGATTTTGGAACTTAACTTTGTAATTTCGCCAAATACGTTTTTCTGAGCTAATTCTAGTTCATACCGGGAACGTGCTTCTATGAGTCGGCTGATGGCTTCAGCACCCGATAAATTGATTTTTCCATTTAGGTAAGCGCGTTTGGTGAACTCACCTTTCTGTGCAGGACGGGATCCCTTTTCAAATAAAATTTGTAGAGCTCGTTTGAGAAGGATTGGATTTCCATGTAAGTGAAACTCTGCCAAATCTTCACCTGTATAAGAGTTAGGTGATGGAAAATAAAAAAATACAATTTGGTCTAAAGGTTTTTCTTGGTCTACGAAATCGCAGAAGATAGCAGTGCGTTTTTGATTTTTAATGAATTCTTCAGTCAGAGGAGAGCCGTTTTTTTGCAAAACGGAAAGGGCAATGGGCAAAACGGCAGAGCCCGATACCCGAAGGATGCCAATCGCTCCGGGACCTGAGGCAGTGGACAATGCCGCTATGGTATCAATCAAGATCTTCTTGGTCTACTCCGTCTGCAAAGTCTTCTACTGGGAGACCTTTTTTGGATGGGTCTTCCAAATCTTTGTATTTGTGTTTTTCTTTTGCAGAGATGACTCGAACTCTTTTAAAAGTTCCATTTCCTTCTGATCTAGTAAATACTCTTTCATCCTCTTGGATTGCCATGTGAACAATTCTTCTTTCAAATGGATTCATTGGATCAAGTAGTTTAGATCTTCCTGATTTGATTACCGACGCCGCTACAGATTTTGCCAATCGAATGAGAGATAACTCTCGTTTGTCGCGATAGGATTCGATATCTAATACAATTTTTCTATTGTGACGAATTTTTGGATCAACCATTAGGTTGAGAAGGAACTGTAGTGAATCTAAAGTGCCACCTCGTTTTCCGATGATGAGTCCAGATTCTTTACTGGTAAGTTCGACATAGATTTTTCCATCTACATCACCCATCCCAACCACTTCCGCAGGGATTCCCATTTTTTTCAAAATGGTAATGATTACCCCGTGAATGATTTTTTCGGATGGGATGTCGTTGTTAGCAACAAACGCACGTACAACGGCTGGTTTTTTTTGAGTGATTCCTAAAAATCCGGATTTTCCGGAATCAACTACTTCGAATCGTAAATCGCCGGGTTGGAGGCGAAGGGTTTCGAGCGAATATTCTTCTGCCTCACCTTTCGTTTTTCCTTCGGCTTCGAAAATGTAATTATTCATCTGTGATCTTCCTTGTTAAACAATGATTTCATTTTTTCTTTTTGTTCTGGTTTCTAAATCCAGGTCTGGCTACCGCGGAAGCGTTGTTTGCTGGCTCAGGGCCGTTGTTTGTTGGTTTTTTATCTTCGGATTTACCGAATTTGTTTGTATATACTTGTTGTATGATGGATAGAATGTTTTGCATTGTCCAATACATAGTCACACCTGCTGGCATGGACCAGAAGAAGTATAACATGATTACTGGCATCATGTACATCATCATCTTTTGGTTTGGATCACTCGAAACAGTTGTCATTCGAGACTGAACCACTTGTGTAGCCACCATAATCAGTGGAAGCACATTGATGGCAAGAGCTCCAATAAATGCTAATTTAGGTGTTGTATAAACTGTATCTGGTTCACTTAAATCATTGATCCACAAAAATGGAGAATTCCAAAGATCCACAGTATCAGAGAACGCAGTATATAATGCGATAAAGATAGGAATCTGAACGAGCATCGGAAGACAACCAGACATTGGGTTGGTTCCGTTCTTTTTGTACAGTTCTACTGTTTTTTCTTGTTTGAGCTTTGGATCGTCTGCATACTTTTCATTGATGAGTTTAATCTGAGGAGATAACTCTTGCATTTTTTTCATTGATTCCGCCTGTTTTTTGTTCAGCGGATAAAATGCTAATTTGAAAAGAATGGCAAAAATTACAATCGCCCAACCATAGTTAGGAATCACTAAATAGATCTTTTTTAAGATCCAAACGATTCCATTTCGTAAAGGGGTTGTGATCCCTTGGTTAAAGGATTTGTCTAGAGAATCACTCAGTCCTGCAAACACAGAGTTTTTATTGATTTTTGGATCAAGTGAACTATCACGGAAAGCAGTTCCGTCAAGTTCACGAACTCCGACATAAGCCGCAAAATCTAAGTTTACTTCTTCACCAGGCCCAAGTTTCCAATTATCATAAACAAGAAGAACTCCTGTTTCGTTTCCTTTACGATTATCAAGAAGAACCCCTGAAGGATTATCATTCAATGGATCGATAACACCGATGAAATAACGGCTTCCTGTTCCCACAAAGTCAACTTTGTCGTTTGAGCCTTTTTTGATTTCGTAACGAGTATCTTTTCCATCATTTGAACCAAATAAGTTATCAAAAAATCCTTGTGTACTTGTTCCATCTACGTGGTCTTTGAAACTTCCATCCAAGTAGTAATAACGAAAGTAGTGAGCATTGTCACGATCGTTAAAATCCTCTTTTTTCTTAAGTACTGGCCCAAGAGAACTAAAGGATCTAAAGTAAACATCAGACTTTGATGATGAAATATTGATGGTTTCGTTGGATCTATTGGTAAGTGTTAAATGAAATTTAAAATAATTTTCAGAAGGGAAAAATTGAAATTTCTTTTGGATGGTGAATTTACCATCTAACGAAGGCGCTTCGAAGACAACAGTTTTAGTTTCTGCATTGTAACTAGAACTAAAATTTACTAAGTTATATGCTGAAAAAGGGATAGTATCTTTGTCTTCGATGATGTTGAAGTCAAAACCTTGTCCTCTAGTGAGTTCTACTGCCTTTTCTTTTTTTCCATCAAATTCGATTTCGAACTTAGGATCTTTGGCAACAGCAAATTCTGAACCGTCTGGTTCTTTATGATCTTTGATATAATACTCAGTGATTCTTCCACCTAAACTAGAAAATCGAATTAAAAAAGAATCCGTTTTGAGTGAGAAAGTTTTTACATCCTCAGGTTTTACTGGATTCAGTTTGCTTGTTTCAGTTGATGGTTTTTTTAATTCTGATTTTTTATCCGCCGAACTTTCGCTAGTTTTTTCTTTTTCGGAATTTTCTTTATTAGAAACTTCGTCAGCAGTTTTTGGTTTCGGTGGTTGTGGGGGAAAGAAGAAATAGTTTATACCCATCCACACCGCTAAACTTAAAAATAGCGCTAGGAATAAACGACTTTGTCTGTTTGTGGAATCATTTTGCATAAGTTAACTCTTGTTAATTGATTTCGGTAAAGGGTCATGCCCTCCCTCGTGAAGTGGGTGGCATTTAGAAATTCGAACAACACTAAGAACAAACGCTTTGTACCATGGATAGGTTTCAAACGCTTGTTTGGC
This genomic window from Leptospira brenneri contains:
- the mnmE gene encoding tRNA uridine-5-carboxymethylaminomethyl(34) synthesis GTPase MnmE, which encodes MIDTIAALSTASGPGAIGILRVSGSAVLPIALSVLQKNGSPLTEEFIKNQKRTAIFCDFVDQEKPLDQIVFFYFPSPNSYTGEDLAEFHLHGNPILLKRALQILFEKGSRPAQKGEFTKRAYLNGKINLSGAEAISRLIEARSRYELELAQKNVFGEITKLSSKIRSDLISLKAECEAEIDFSTEDLTFESLEQRKNRMSSLRDLCSKLIQDSERAETLILQSTVVLFGEPNTGKSSLMNLLIGKDRSIISDIPGTTRDYIAEELSLDGIPIRLVDTAGIRETSDNIEQMGIERSKREADSANVKLLLIDTSIPFDKSSFLTKHKDRLHSSILVANKVDQKHKNWNRKDLEDLQKDFDLEITEISCKTKEGIPQLLEILKSKLTSKDNSEDIVLLEDRQRYHIQKIESSLSEAIRLMEDEAPAEIYIQEINSSLKEIGEVNGHVENEEILGRIFSKFCVGK
- the jag gene encoding RNA-binding cell elongation regulator Jag/EloR, with the protein product MNNYIFEAEGKTKGEAEEYSLETLRLQPGDLRFEVVDSGKSGFLGITQKKPAVVRAFVANNDIPSEKIIHGVIITILKKMGIPAEVVGMGDVDGKIYVELTSKESGLIIGKRGGTLDSLQFLLNLMVDPKIRHNRKIVLDIESYRDKRELSLIRLAKSVAASVIKSGRSKLLDPMNPFERRIVHMAIQEDERVFTRSEGNGTFKRVRVISAKEKHKYKDLEDPSKKGLPVEDFADGVDQEDLD
- the yidC gene encoding membrane protein insertase YidC, whose amino-acid sequence is MQNDSTNRQSRLFLALFLSLAVWMGINYFFFPPQPPKPKTADEVSNKENSEKEKTSESSADKKSELKKPSTETSKLNPVKPEDVKTFSLKTDSFLIRFSSLGGRITEYYIKDHKEPDGSEFAVAKDPKFEIEFDGKKEKAVELTRGQGFDFNIIEDKDTIPFSAYNLVNFSSSYNAETKTVVFEAPSLDGKFTIQKKFQFFPSENYFKFHLTLTNRSNETINISSSKSDVYFRSFSSLGPVLKKKEDFNDRDNAHYFRYYYLDGSFKDHVDGTSTQGFFDNLFGSNDGKDTRYEIKKGSNDKVDFVGTGSRYFIGVIDPLNDNPSGVLLDNRKGNETGVLLVYDNWKLGPGEEVNLDFAAYVGVRELDGTAFRDSSLDPKINKNSVFAGLSDSLDKSFNQGITTPLRNGIVWILKKIYLVIPNYGWAIVIFAILFKLAFYPLNKKQAESMKKMQELSPQIKLINEKYADDPKLKQEKTVELYKKNGTNPMSGCLPMLVQIPIFIALYTAFSDTVDLWNSPFLWINDLSEPDTVYTTPKLAFIGALAINVLPLIMVATQVVQSRMTTVSSDPNQKMMMYMMPVIMLYFFWSMPAGVTMYWTMQNILSIIQQVYTNKFGKSEDKKPTNNGPEPANNASAVARPGFRNQNKKKK
- the yidD gene encoding membrane protein insertion efficiency factor YidD gives rise to the protein MNRLFLVLIYLYKKLLSPLLPPACRFTPSCSEYAKQAFETYPWYKAFVLSVVRISKCHPLHEGGHDPLPKSINKS